The Streptococcus mitis region AAACATCCACACAAGGGAAAGTAACTCCGCGCTCCAATATCGTCGTACTGATAAGTATTGTCAATTTTCCATCTCTAAAAGCTTGTACCTGCTCTAATCGATCTTCTGTGATAGAAGATACAAAGCCAATTTTCTCATGCGGAAATTGCTCCTGTAAGATTTCTTTTAACTGCTCCCCTTTCTTAATTTCTGAAGCAAAAATGAGTAATGGATAAGCTGTCTTTCTCTGCTTCTCAATATAAGACTTTAGCTTTGGTGACAACCGACTTTTCTCTAAACAGTGATTAAAATCGGATAACCAGACAGGTTTAGGAATAATCAAAGGATTTCCATGAAATCGTCTTGGCAAACTCAATAGTTTTAATTCTCCGATGCGAACCTTCCTATCTAACTCATCGGTAGAAGTCGCTGTTAAAAAGATTCTCAAGCCATTCTCCTTTACACTATTCTTGACAGCATGGTAAAGCGTGGGATTGTCAACATAAGGAAAGGCATCTACTTCATCCACTATCAGCAAATCAAAAGCTTGATAAAACTTCAATAACTGATGGGTCGTCGCAACAACTAGTGGTGTTCGAAAATACGGCTCTGATTCTCCGTGTAGTAAAGATATCTTGCAAGCAAAATCCTGTTGCAGGCGCTTGTACAGCTCCAAACAAACATCTATGCGAGGACTAGCCAAACAAACTGCACCACCCCTATTAATCACCTTAGCCACAACTTGATAAATCATTTCTGTCTTTCCAGCCCCTGTCACCGCATGAACTAAAGTTGGCTCTTGCTTGTCTACTGCTTGAATCAGTCCCTCTGATACCTTCTCTTGAAAAGGAGTTAATTGACCACGCCATTTAAGAACATCTTGTTTCGAAAAATCCTCCTGCGGAAAATAGTATAAAGCTTGATCACTCCTGACTCGCTTCATCAGTAAACACTCCCTACAATAGTAAGCACCGATGGGCAAATACCATTCATCTAAAATAGCACTATCACAACGTTGACAGAAAAGTTTCCCTTTCTCCTTTCTCATTGCTGGAAGTTTCTCCGCCAACTGATGTTCCTCTTTAGTTAATTCATTCTCAGTAAACAAACGACCGAGATAATTTGGATTTACTTTCATACTTCTTTATTCGTAAAAACCTAGCGCTTTAGATGATTTTTTAGTACAATTAAATCATGGAATTTAGAACAATTATAGAGGACGGACAAGTCCAAGAAGAAATCAAAAAATCCCGCTTTATCTGTCATGCCAAGCGTGTTTATAGCGAAGAAGAGGCTCGTGACTTCATTACTGCCATCAAGAAAGAGCACTACAAAGCTACGCATAACTGCTCTGCCTTCATTATTGGGGAACGTAGTGAAATCAAACGGACAAGTGATGATGGTGAGCCTAGTGGTACTGCTGGCGTTCCCATGCTTGGGGTACTAGAAAATCACAATCTCACCAATGTCTGTGTGGTCGTGACACGCTACTTTGGTGGTATTAAACTAGGCGCTGGAGGACTGATTCGTGCTTACGCCGGCAGTGTCGCCTTAGCTGTCAAAGAAATTGGCATCATTGAAATAAAAGAACAAGCTGGCATTGCTATTCAAATGTCTTACGCTCAGTACCAAGAATACAGTAACTTCCTTAAAGAACATGATCTCATGGAACTGGATACAAACTTTACAGATCAAGTCTATACGATGATTTATGTTGATAAAGAAGAAACAGAAAATATTAAAGCTGCACTTGTAGAGTTTTTTAATGGAAAAGTCACTTTAACTGATCAAGGTTTACGAGAAGTTGAAGTTCCTGTAAACTTAGTGTAAATAATAGATAATGCAGTGTTTCACTGACATTCTCACCACTACTTTAATTAGCAAAATAAAAAGATGCTTGCCCAGACCCACTAGAAAATGAAGCAATTCAAAAAGAAAACAGATATCGTTCCACTTTACACCTATTTACTAGAATTAGCTTATCACAATCGCTTGAAAATTAACTGCTTAGACCTATGATATAAA contains the following coding sequences:
- a CDS encoding YigZ family protein, whose product is MEFRTIIEDGQVQEEIKKSRFICHAKRVYSEEEARDFITAIKKEHYKATHNCSAFIIGERSEIKRTSDDGEPSGTAGVPMLGVLENHNLTNVCVVVTRYFGGIKLGAGGLIRAYAGSVALAVKEIGIIEIKEQAGIAIQMSYAQYQEYSNFLKEHDLMELDTNFTDQVYTMIYVDKEETENIKAALVEFFNGKVTLTDQGLREVEVPVNLV
- a CDS encoding DEAD/DEAH box helicase: MKVNPNYLGRLFTENELTKEEHQLAEKLPAMRKEKGKLFCQRCDSAILDEWYLPIGAYYCRECLLMKRVRSDQALYYFPQEDFSKQDVLKWRGQLTPFQEKVSEGLIQAVDKQEPTLVHAVTGAGKTEMIYQVVAKVINRGGAVCLASPRIDVCLELYKRLQQDFACKISLLHGESEPYFRTPLVVATTHQLLKFYQAFDLLIVDEVDAFPYVDNPTLYHAVKNSVKENGLRIFLTATSTDELDRKVRIGELKLLSLPRRFHGNPLIIPKPVWLSDFNHCLEKSRLSPKLKSYIEKQRKTAYPLLIFASEIKKGEQLKEILQEQFPHEKIGFVSSITEDRLEQVQAFRDGKLTILISTTILERGVTFPCVDVFVVEANHRLFTKSSLIQIGGRVGRSMDRPTGDLLFFHDGLNASIKKAIKEIQQMNKEAGL